TTGCTGTGCGGGGCGTGGGGGGCCCAGGGGTGGGTCAGGTGGTGCGTACGGCCGCGAGGGCGGCGCGCAGGTGGCCGCCCGACTCGGTCAGGAGCCGGGCGGCGGTGGGGCCGTCGACCCCGCCGAGGAGGGCGAGGATCGCGTTCTTGACCTCGCCGTCGGTGGCGGCGAGCGCGGCCTCGATCTCGGCGTCGGACGCCCCGGTGGCGAGGGAGACGATGTGCCGGGAGCGGGCCCGCAGCTTCTCGTTGGAGGCGCGGACGTCGACCATGAGGTTCCCGTACGTCTTGCCGAGCCGGATCATCGTGATCGTCGAGATCATGTTGAGGACGAGCTTCTGTGCCGTGCCCGCCTTCAGCCGGGTGGAGCCGGTGAGCAGCTCCGGTCCGGTGACGATCTCCAGGCCGTGTTCCGCCGCTGCGGCCAGCGCGGAGCCCGCGTTGCAGGAGAGGCCGATGGTCAGGGCGCCCTGCGCGCGGGCGTGCTCCACCGCGCCGATCGCGTACGGCGTACGGCCGGAGGCGGAGATCCCGACCACCGTGTCGTCCGCCGTCAGCTTCAGCGCGTCCAGGTCGGCGGCGGCCAGCTCCCTGCTGTCCTCGGCCCCCTCGACGGCCTTCACCATCGCGGACGGGCCGCCCGCGATCAGGCCGACGACCTCGGCCGGGTCGGTGTTGAAGGTGGGCGGGCACTCGCTGGCGTCCAGCACCCCGAGGCGGCCCGCGGTGCCCGCGCCCGCGTAGATCAGCCGGCCGCCCCGGGCCATGCGCTCGGCGGCGGCGTCGATCGCGGCGGCGATCTGCGGCAGCCGCTCGGCGACGGCGGTGGGGACGGTGGCGTCCTCGCCGTTCATGATCCGCGCGATCTCCGCCGTGGGCATCCGGTCGATCTCGGCGAGCTCGGGACGGAACGCCTCGGTGGTGAGCGTGGCCAGCTGGGCACGGAGCTCGCCATAGCTGTCGGTGGTGCCGGTGGTGTCGGCGGTGGAGGTCATGGAGGGCGGCTCTGCTTTCTCGTGCTTGTTGTCGTACGCGTACGGGTCGTGCGCGGTGTCAGCGGGTGCGCGGGGTGTGGCGGTGGGCCAACGCCTCGTAGGAGGCGGCGAGGGCGGGCGCGGCGGTCTCGTACGTCCGCTGGGCCACGCCTATGAACAGGCAGTCCACGACCAGGAGCTGGCTCGTCCGGCTGGACATGGCGGCGGGCCGCAGCTCGCTCTCGCGGGCGGTGGACGTGGTCAGCACATGGTCCGCGTACTGCGACACGGGCCCGTCGGGCCGCCCGGTGATCGCGACCGTCGTCGCCCCCCGGTCGAACGCCACCCGCAGCGGCTCGATGACGTCACCGGTCGACCCCGAGTGCGTGATCGCTATCGCCATGTCGCCGGCGCGCAACTGCACCGCGTTGGTCACCGCGAGGTGCGGGTCGGTGTGCGCGTGGGCTATCAGCCCGATCCGGAGCAGCTTCTGCGCCAGGTCCTGGCCGACCAGGGAGGAGGCGCCCACACCGTAGATGTCGATGCGGCGGGCGGTCGACGCGGCGGCCACGGCGGCACCCAGCTGTACGGTGTCCAGCCCGGCGGCGGTGTCCGCGAGGGTCTGCTGCTCGTCGAAGGCGAGTTTGGCGACCACATCGGCGATCGGGTCGTCCACCGCGATGTCCGCCGTGACGGCGGGCGAGCGCCCCGACTCCTGGTGCGCGGCGAGTCCGGCCAGCGCGAGGCGCAGGTCCCGGTAGCCGGGGTAGCCGAGGAGGCGGGCGGTGCGGACGACGGTCGCCTCACTGGTGCCGGTGAGCTCGGCGAGACCGGTGACGGTGAGGGCGGCACATCCGGCCGGGTCGCCCGCGACGGCTTCGGCGACCAGCTGCATGGAGCGGGTCATGGAGGGTGCGAGCGTCCGCACCTTCGCGGCGAGGGCCGCGGGGGCGGGCGGGGAGTCGCCGCTGAAAATTTCCTTCACGTCTCGTGTCACATCTGAAAGATATTTTCAGGCCCGGAGTCCGTCAACCCCCTGTGGTCTCCCCCTTCGTCCGTCGTGGGTCATAGCCGGTTGCGCGCCCGGCGCACAATAGGAGCATGGAGCTGAACCCCCTGGAGCAGGCACTGCACACCGCCCGCGCGCTGGTCATGGCCGATCTGGTCGCGGGTGACGTCGCCGAGGCCGATGTCGTCTCGCTCGTCGAGGACGCCGTCACGCACCGCCGGTGGTGGGTGGAGCAGTGGCCCGAGGGTGCGGAGTTCGTCGCCGGGCTGATCGCCCAGGACGTGCAGGACGCCCTGCTGGAGAAGTACGGGCGGTGGCCGCTCTGCCCCGCCTGCCCCGAGGACGAACCGCACGCGCTGGACGTGGAGCCGGAGCTGGGGCCCGACCCGCACTGGGTGTGCGTCAAGGCGGCGGTGGCCGTGGCGCCGGTGGGGGCGCTGGGCGAGGTGCTGCGGCGGTGACCCTCTATATAGACCCGCCCACCTGGCCCGGACACGGCCGCCTCTGGTCGCACCTGGTCAGCGATGTGTCGTTCGAGGAGCTGCACACCTTCGCGGCCGCGATCGGCTGCCCGCCGCGCGCCTTCGAGCGCGACCACTACGACGTACCGGAGGCGTATTACGCGGACGCCGTGCGGGCGGGGGCGCGGGAGATCGGCTCGAAGGAGCTGGTGCGCCGCCTCACGGCTGCCGGGCTCCGGCGGCCGAAGGGGCGGGCGTCGGCGTAGGAGGCGCCGCCGGCGCTCAGGGCTGGGTGGGGGAAGGGCCGCCCTGTGCGCCCGCCGCGCACTCGGTGGCCGTCCCGGTGGCCGGTGCCGTACGCCCCGTGGGTCCCGGGCGGCCTGCCTGCCCCGCCCCGGCCGCGCTCTTCGCGATCAGCCGCGAGCGCGAGACGCCGTCTCCGCCGCGCTGGAGCCGCAGCGCCACCGCCACCGCCGCCAGGGCCAGGACCGTCATCCCCGCGCCCGCCCACGCCGTCGCCGCGAAGCCGAAGTCCGCGTCGATCACCGTGCCGCCGAGCCACGGGCCGCTCGTGTTGCCCAGGTTGAACGCGGCCGTCGTCGTGGCACCGGCCAGCGTCGGGGCCGCGCCCGCCACGTTGAACATCCGGGCGTTGAGCGCGGGGGCCGTGAAGAACGCCGACAGGCCCAGCAGGAACGCCAGCGCGACCACCGCGACCTGGCTGGAGGCGAACAGCGCCAGCGCCGCCAGGAACACCGTGGACGCCGTGATTCCGGTGAGCAGCACCCCGAAGAGGTGCGCGTCCGCGACCCGGCCGCCGATGGTCGTACCGATCAGTGCGCCGACCCCGAACAGGCCCAGGATCCACGGCACCCAACCGGAGTCCAGGCCCGCCACATCCGTCAGCAGCGGCGCCAGATAGCTGAACGCGCAGAACACGCCGCCCGCCGCGAGCGCGGTGATCACGATCGCCAGCCAGACCTGCCGGTCCCGGTAGATCGCCAGCTCCTGCCGCAGCTCCGGCTTCCTCTCCGGCAGCGGGATGCGCGGGATGCGGGTGACGACCCCGGCCAGCGCCACCGCCGAGGCCACGCCGACCGCCCAGAACGCCGACCGCCAGCCGAGGTGCTCGCCGAGGAAGGCGCCCATCGGCACGCCGAGCACGTTGGCGATGGACAGGCCGCCGATCATCACGGCCATCGCCCGCGCCCGCTGGTTCACCGGCACCATCGCGATGGCCACCGCCGCCCCGACCGCCCAGAACCCCGCACAGGCGAGCGCGCTCACCACCCGGGAGGCGAAGAGCACCTCGTACGTCGGTGCCAGCGCGCCCGCCACCTGCCCGAGGCCGAAGACCGAGATCAGCGCGATCAGGGTCGTCCGGCGGGGCAGCCGCAGCGTGGCCACGGCGAGCAGCGGGGCGCCGACCACCATGCCGATCGCGAAGGCGGATATGAGGAGGCCGGCCTGCGGGATCGAGACGTTCATGTCGTCGGCGATCGGCGGCAGCAGGCCCGACAGCATGAACTCACTGGTGCCGAGGGCGAAGACCGAGAGGCCGAGGATGTATACGGCCAGCGGCATGGGTGTGCGGCGGCGGGAGGCGGAGTCGGGCATGACTCGTCCCAACACCGGGGAACGCGTCCGCATTCCCGGCTCCCGTCACGTGGACAGTGGTCACGCGGCGGGCAGGGCGTGCAGCTTCTTACCGTGCAGGGCGAACACGTGCTTGCCGTCGGTGGCCACCAGCCAGGAGTGGTAGTCGCCGGACCTGTCGTTGAACGTCCAGCGCAGGGTGCCGTCCTTCGCGTCGAAGGCGTGGATGCCGCCCTGCTCGTCGAGGTCGGTGGCCCCGTACAGGGTGGGGCCGACCCTCACGAACTGCCGGGGCACCTGCGCGCCCGAGTCCTTCAGCGCCGTGGACTGCCAGGCCTTCTTCCCCGTACGCGGGTCGAGGGCCCACAGCGTCCGGCCGCTGTCCGCGATGTACAGCACGTCGTCCAGGACGGTCGGCTCCCGGAAGGTGGTGAACCGCTCGGCCTCCACGGACCACTTCTCGGACCCGTCGGACAGTGCGAAGGCCTGGAGCTCCTGCCCCTGCGGGACGATCACCAGATCCTGGTGGACGACGAAGGGGCCGTAACTCGTCTTCTGCGTCCACACCTGCCTGCCGGTGGCGGTGTCGCGCACCGTGAGGTTCTTCTTGACGTCGGTGTAGACGAGGTGGCGGCCCTGCACGGCGGCGTGGACCCCGTGCTGCTCGGTGCCGAGGTCGCGCTGTTCCTTCCAGGCGAGCTTGCCCGTGCTGCTGTTCAGCGCCGCGATCACATTCGTGCGGGACGAGCCGTCGGCCTCCAGGATCTCGGCGATGACGTACCCCTGCGTCCCGTCCACCGCGACCGGCCTCGGCTGCCGGTACTCCTTGCCGAGGTAGACCTCGTCCACCGGGGCGCGGGGGCTTCGCCGTCCTCGGGGGCCTCGTCGTCGGGCTCGGGGGAGGTGGTACGCGGCGGTGGCGTGCTGCCCGCGCCGCCGGTCGCCGGCTCGTCCTCGCAGCCGGTCAGTCCTGCCCCGAGCGCCGCCATCGCGATACCGCCCCCGGCCAGTCGCAGTATTCGCCGCCGTGAAGATCTGCCGGCCGTCGTGCCGTATCCCGCCAGTCCCTTGGACATGGAGCCGTCCCCCCGTGGAGTCGTCAGAGTATGTGCAACCGCGATGCCAGACGGTAGCGTTCGTGAGGCGTCACCGACCGGGCCAGGGCCTGACCGGAACAACTCCGTGAAGGAACCGGAACATGTGCCGGTCACCGCGGACGGAGGGCACTCGCCATCTGCCGGCCACCGTGGATCGGACGACGGCCCCAGCACCCGGTCAGCGCGGATCGGACGACGGCCCCAGCAGCTCCAGCTCCGTCGCCAGGTTGCGCCGGGCCCGCGCCTCCCACTCGGCGGCCCCGTGCGGCGTGCGGAACAGCCTCGGCAGCGCGAGGAGTTGCCGCAGCACCGCCGCCCGCCCCGCCCGGAACGCCTCGTCGGGGACGAACCCGTACTCCTCCCGCACCTGCGCCGCGTAGTCCGCGTACTCCTGCGGGCTCCCCGCCAGCACCGCCAGGTCCGCGTCGCACAGCACCTCGCCGTTGCGGTCGCCCTCGGCCGGGTCGTGCGTCACGGTGAGCCGGACCAGCCGCGCGACCTCCGCCGTCACCGCCTCCCCCACCCCCGCCTCGGGCAGCGCCCGTTCGGCGAGGGCGGCGCTGCGCTCCTCGTTCTCCGTACGGTCGGGCCGGTACACCGCGTCGTGGAACCAGGCGGCCAGCCGCACCGCGTGCGCATCGGCGGCGTACCCGGCGAGCGTGTCGATCCGGTCCAGGACCGCTGTCAGATGGGCGGTGGTGTGGTACCGCCGCTGCGGCTCGTCCCAGCGGGCCAGGAGGTTCTCGGCGTACGGCAGCGGATCAGGGCCTGCGTCGGGGCCGGGCGCCCCGGAACGGGCGGCGAGCAGCGTGTCCCGCCAGCGGTCGGGCAGGGCACGGGGGTCGCGGGGGCGCGGGCTGTCCGTCATGGGACGACCCTAGAGGCTGGGTCGTCCCGCACGGATGAGAGGCGTGGCCCGTAAGGATGCGAGGCATGGCCCCGTACGGATTCCGGCATCCCGCCCCGGCCACCAACCTCCCTGCGGTTGGCTGGGGTCCATGACGACCACGGCCTCCACCCCCGCCGCCCCCGTACGCGATCCCGAACTCCCCGGCCTCCTCCTCCGCACCGAGCGCGACGCCTTCCTCCCCCTCCTGCGCGCCACCCCCGAGCCCGCGTACGCCCTACGCACCGCGTGCCCCGGCTGGACCGTCCGCCATGTCCTCGCGCACTGCGCCGCCGCCCTGACCCGGGTGGTCGAGGACCGGCTGGAACAGGGGGTGTTCTCGCCCGAGTCCAACGAGCGGGACATCGAGGAGCGGGCCGGGCTGCCCCTGGCCGCCCTCCTCGACGAGCTGGAGCGCGGGATGACCGAGGCCGGTCCGGTGATCGCCGCTGCGGGCGGGATGCTGGACGGGGTCGCGCTCGGCGAGTGGGTGCACGCGGGGGACGTACGCGAGGCGTGGGGGCTGGACGGGGCGTACGCCGGGCGCGGACTGGCGTACGCCCTGGGGCTGCTGGAAGGCGTGGCGTACCGGAAGGAGATGCCGCAGGTTGTGGCGGAAGTCGAGGGCGAGGGGGTGGATCTGTCCGCTTGGAGGGCGCCGCGCCCGCTCGGCGTCCCCTCGCCCGAAGGGCGGCCCGCCGGCCGGTACCGCGGCGACGGGCCCACCCTGATCCGGCTGTACGCGAACCGGCCGCTGGTGGGCACACGGTACGAGCTGCACGGCGTGCACGAGGGTGACCTGCACCTCTTCGGCCGGCCGCCGAAGCTGGCGGACTGAGAGCCGGGCGGAAGGTTCCGCCCCTCGGACCGGCCCTTGTCGCCCCGGAGCCGGGTCACTAGCGTGCGCTCGTGAAGATGGACCTGAACGCGGATCTCGGTGAGGGCTTCGGCCGCTGGACCCTGACCGACGACGAAGCGCTCCTCGCCTGTGTCACCAGCGCCAATGTGGCGTGCGGCTTCCACGCGGGTGATGCCTCCGTGATGCGGCGGGTCTGTGATGCGGCGGCGGTGAACGGGGTACGGATCGGGGCGCAGGTCTCCTACCGGGATCTGGCCGGGTTCGGGCGACGGTCGATGGACGTGCCGTCCGACGAGCTGGCCGCCGAGATCGCGTACCAGATAGGCGCCCTGCGGGTGTTCGCCGAAGCGGCCGGCTCCACCGTCTCGTACGTCAAACCGCACGGCGCCCTCTACAACCGCACCGTCCACGACGAGGAGCAGGCCGCCGCCGTCGTCGCGGGCGTCCGGCTCGCAGGCGGCGGCCTCACCGTCCTCGGGCTGCCCGGCTCCCACCTGCTCGCCCAGGCCTCCGCCGCCGGGCTGCCCGCCGTTGAGGAGGCCTTCGCCGACCGGGCGTACACCGCGCGGGGGACGCTGGTCCCACGCGGCGAACCGGGTGCGGTGGTGCACGACGCCGACGAGGTCGTACGTCGCGGTGTCGGCATGGCGCTGGACCGGGCCGTCACCGCGGCGGACGGCAGCCGGATACCCGTCGAGGCGCGCTCGCTCTGCGTCCACGGCGACACCCCCGGCGCCGCCGCCCTCGCCCGACGGGTGCGGGTGGCGCTGGAGGACGCGGGCGTGCGGGTGGAGGCGTTCACATGAGCCCGGGGGGCGACCGTACGGAGGTACGCGTGCTGCCTGCCGGGGCGCACGCCCTTCTCGTCGAACTGGCCGACGGCGACCACGCCGAGGCCTTCCACGCCGAGCTTCTCCGCCGCCGCGAGCGGGGCGCACTCCCCGGCGTACGCGAGATCGTTCCCGGCGCCCGGACCGTCCTCCTCGACGGGATCGGCCCCCACGAGAAGGCACTCCACGGGGACGGCCATCACGAAAGGACACGCGACGGCGTCCGCAACCGCGAAAAGGCACGGGAGAGCGCGTCCGCCGCCCGGGACCGGCTTGCGCGCGATCTCGTCACCTGGGTCCTGCCGCCCCCGCGCCACGAGGTGCGCGAGGCGGTCGAGATCCCCGTCGTCTACGACGGACCCGATCTGGCGGAGGTCGCCGCGCTCTGGGGCGTCGGCGTCGACGAGGTGCCCGGGCTCCACTCGCGTACCGCGTTCCGGGTGGCCTTCTGCGGGTTCGCGCCCGGGTTCGGGTATCTGACCGGGCTGCCCGAGCGGCTGCATGTGCCCCGGCGCACCACCCCGCGTACGAGGGTTCCGGCCGGGGCGCTGGCCCTCGCCGGGCCGTACACCGGGGTCTACCCGCGCCCTTCGCCCGGCGGCTGGCAGCTCATCGGGCGGATGGTGGACCCGGCGGCCCTGTGGGACCCGGGCCGGGAACCGGCGGCGCTGCTCGGGCCGGGGACGCGGGTGCGGTTCGTGGCCTCGGAGCCCGTACCCGTTTCCCGTACGGAACCGCTCCGATGACCGCCGTACGGAGCGGGCTCCTCCACATCGTCCGGCCCGGCGCCCTCACCACCGTCCAGGACGCCGGCCGGCCCGGCTGGGCGCATCTCGGCGTGGGGCGGGCCGGGGCCCTCGACGCGGCCGCCGCCCGGCTGGCCAACCGGCTCGTGGGCAACCCGCCGGGCGCCGCCCTCCTGGAGACCACCGTCACCGGGTGCGCCGTCCGCCCCGACCGGCCCGTGGCGGCCGTCGTCGGCGGTGCGGGGTGCCGGGTGAGCGTCGACGGACGGCCCGTGGCCTGGGGCGCGCCCGTGCGGATACCGGCGGGCGCGGTGCTGGACGTGGGCCCCGCGGTGACCGGGGTGCGCGGCTATCTGGCGTTCGCGGGCGGCCTGGAGGTGGAGCCGGTGCTGGGCAGCCGCTCCGCCGACCTCCTCTCGGGTCTGGGTCCGGCCCCGCTGGCGGAGGGCGACACGTTGCCGCTGGGCCGACCGGCCGGGGAGCCACCGGCCGGCGAAGGACCCGTTCCCTGGCCCGGCGCCCCCGCCGAGCTGGTGCTCCCCCTCCACCTCGGCCCCCGCCACACCTGGTTCACGGCCACCGCGCTGCGTACGCTCACCGCCGCCGCCTACCGGGTCTCCCCGCACAGCAACCGCATCGGCCTCCGCACCGAAGGGCCTGCCCTGGAGCGGGCCCGCGACGGCGAACTGCCCAGCGAGGGCATGGTGCTCGGTGCGATCCAGGTGCCCCCGGACGGAAGGCCCGTCGTCTTCCTCAACGACCACCCGACGACCGGCGGTTACCCGGTCGTCGGCGTCGTACCGGAAACCGCCCTCGCCGGGGCGGCGCAGGCGGTTCCGGGGACGCGGGTGCGGTTCGTCGTACGGGCGTGAGGACCCCGTAGGAGCGTGAGCCGTCCTGTGGGGGAGCGGAAGGAGCCCCCCCGGCACGTGCCCCTGTACGGGCCCCGTACAGGCGTGAATCACGAGCCCCCCACGTCCCCTCACGCCCCCTTGAAGCCCCGCAGCCGCTGCGAGTTGCCCACCACGAACACCGACGAGAACGCCATCGCGGCCCCGGCGATCATCGGGCTGAGGAGCCCTGCGGCGGCCAGGGGAAGGGCGGCCACGTTGTAGGCGAAGGCCCAGAACAGATTCGTCCGGATCGTGGAGAGCGTGCGGCGCGCGAGCCGGATGGCGTCGGCGGCGGCCCGCAGGTCTCCCCGCACGAGGGTGAGGTCACCGGCCTCGATCGCGGCATCCGTCCCCGTACCCATGGCCAGACCCAGATCGGCCTGGGCGAGGGCGGCGGCGTCGTTGACCCCGTCGCCGACCATCGCGACGCTCCGGCCCTCCGCCTGGAGCCGCTTGACCACGTCGACCTTGTCCTCGGGCATGACCTCGGCGTAGACCTTGTCGATGCCGACCTCGGCTGCCACCGCCTCCGCCACGGCCCGGTTGTCGCCGGTGAGGAGGATCGGGGTGAGGCCGAGGGCGCGCAGCCGCCGGACGGCCTCGGCGCTGGTGCCCTTCACCGCGTCCGCGACCTCCAGGACCGCCCGCGCCTCCCCGTCCCACGCGACCGTGACGGCCGTGCGCCCGGCGCGTTCGGCCTCGCCCTTGGCGCGGGCCAGCGCGTCCGGGAGGCGGATCTCCCACTCGGTCAGCAGCTGCTCCCGGCCGACCAGGACGGCGTGTCCCTCGACGACGCCCTGGACGCCGAGTCCGGGGATGTTGGTGAAGTCCTCGGGGTGGGGAGGGTGGCCCCGTCGAGTCGGTCGACGGCGCCTGCCGCCACGGCCTGCGCGATGGGGTGTTCGGAGGAGTGCTCCACCGCGCCCGCCAGTCGCAGGACGTCGTTCTCGTTTGTGCCTTCGGCGGTGTGGGCGGTGAGGAGGGTCATCTTGCCGGTGGTGACGGTGCCGGTCTTGTCGAGGACGACGGTGTCGACGCGGCGGGTGGTTTCGAGGACTTCGGGGCCCTTGATGAGGATGCCGAGCTGGGCGCCGCGTCCGGTGCCGACCATGAGGGCGGTGGGGGTGGCGAGGCCGAGGGCGCAGGGGCAGGCGATGATCAGGACCGCCACGGCCGCCGTGAAGGCAGCCGTCAGCCCGGCGCCGCTGGCCAGCCAGAAGCCCAGCGTTCCCAGGGCCAGTGCGATGACGATGGGGACGAAGACGGCGGAGATGCGGTCGGCGAGGCGCTGGGCGGCGGCCTTGCCGTTCTGGGCGTCCTCCACCAGGCGGGCCATGCGGGCGAGTTGGGTGTCGGAGCCGATCCGGGTGGCCTCGACGACGAGGCGGCCGCCGGCGTTGATCGTGGCGCCGGTCACGGAGTCACCGGCGGCGACCTCCACGGGTACGGACTCGCCGGTGAGCATCGAGGCGTCCACGGCCGAGCTGCCCTCGACGACCCTGCCGTCGGTGGCGATCTTCTCCCCGGGCCGGACCACGAAGCGGTCCCCGACCTGGAGTTCGGCGGCCGGCACGGTCACCTCGCGGCCGTCGCGCAGGACGGTGACCTCTTTCGCGCCCAGCTCCATCAGCGCCCGGAGCGCCGCCCCGGCCTTCCGCTTGGAGCGGGCCTCGAACCAGCGCCCGGCGAGGATGAAGGCGGTCACCCCGGCGGCGGCTTCGAGGTAGATGTTCCCGGCGCCGTCGCTGCGCGCGATGGTCAGCTCGAACGGGTGCGTCATCCCGGTCATCCCCGCCGTACCGAAGAACAGCGCCCACACCGACCACAGGAACGCGGCCGACGTGCCGACCGAGATCAGCGTGTCCATCGTCGCCGCGCCGTGCCGGAGGTTGGTCCAGGCGGCGCGGTGGAAGGG
This DNA window, taken from Streptomyces griseus subsp. griseus, encodes the following:
- a CDS encoding maleylpyruvate isomerase family mycothiol-dependent enzyme; this encodes MTTTASTPAAPVRDPELPGLLLRTERDAFLPLLRATPEPAYALRTACPGWTVRHVLAHCAAALTRVVEDRLEQGVFSPESNERDIEERAGLPLAALLDELERGMTEAGPVIAAAGGMLDGVALGEWVHAGDVREAWGLDGAYAGRGLAYALGLLEGVAYRKEMPQVVAEVEGEGVDLSAWRAPRPLGVPSPEGRPAGRYRGDGPTLIRLYANRPLVGTRYELHGVHEGDLHLFGRPPKLAD
- a CDS encoding LamB/YcsF family protein; this encodes MDLNADLGEGFGRWTLTDDEALLACVTSANVACGFHAGDASVMRRVCDAAAVNGVRIGAQVSYRDLAGFGRRSMDVPSDELAAEIAYQIGALRVFAEAAGSTVSYVKPHGALYNRTVHDEEQAAAVVAGVRLAGGGLTVLGLPGSHLLAQASAAGLPAVEEAFADRAYTARGTLVPRGEPGAVVHDADEVVRRGVGMALDRAVTAADGSRIPVEARSLCVHGDTPGAAALARRVRVALEDAGVRVEAFT
- a CDS encoding biotin-dependent carboxyltransferase family protein, coding for MTAVRSGLLHIVRPGALTTVQDAGRPGWAHLGVGRAGALDAAAARLANRLVGNPPGAALLETTVTGCAVRPDRPVAAVVGGAGCRVSVDGRPVAWGAPVRIPAGAVLDVGPAVTGVRGYLAFAGGLEVEPVLGSRSADLLSGLGPAPLAEGDTLPLGRPAGEPPAGEGPVPWPGAPAELVLPLHLGPRHTWFTATALRTLTAAAYRVSPHSNRIGLRTEGPALERARDGELPSEGMVLGAIQVPPDGRPVVFLNDHPTTGGYPVVGVVPETALAGAAQAVPGTRVRFVVRA
- a CDS encoding MurR/RpiR family transcriptional regulator, with the translated sequence MTRDVKEIFSGDSPPAPAALAAKVRTLAPSMTRSMQLVAEAVAGDPAGCAALTVTGLAELTGTSEATVVRTARLLGYPGYRDLRLALAGLAAHQESGRSPAVTADIAVDDPIADVVAKLAFDEQQTLADTAAGLDTVQLGAAVAAASTARRIDIYGVGASSLVGQDLAQKLLRIGLIAHAHTDPHLAVTNAVQLRAGDMAIAITHSGSTGDVIEPLRVAFDRGATTVAITGRPDGPVSQYADHVLTTSTARESELRPAAMSSRTSQLLVVDCLFIGVAQRTYETAAPALAASYEALAHRHTPRTR
- the murQ gene encoding N-acetylmuramic acid 6-phosphate etherase; this encodes MTSTADTTGTTDSYGELRAQLATLTTEAFRPELAEIDRMPTAEIARIMNGEDATVPTAVAERLPQIAAAIDAAAERMARGGRLIYAGAGTAGRLGVLDASECPPTFNTDPAEVVGLIAGGPSAMVKAVEGAEDSRELAAADLDALKLTADDTVVGISASGRTPYAIGAVEHARAQGALTIGLSCNAGSALAAAAEHGLEIVTGPELLTGSTRLKAGTAQKLVLNMISTITMIRLGKTYGNLMVDVRASNEKLRARSRHIVSLATGASDAEIEAALAATDGEVKNAILALLGGVDGPTAARLLTESGGHLRAALAAVRTT
- a CDS encoding 5-oxoprolinase subunit B family protein, which translates into the protein MSPGGDRTEVRVLPAGAHALLVELADGDHAEAFHAELLRRRERGALPGVREIVPGARTVLLDGIGPHEKALHGDGHHERTRDGVRNREKARESASAARDRLARDLVTWVLPPPRHEVREAVEIPVVYDGPDLAEVAALWGVGVDEVPGLHSRTAFRVAFCGFAPGFGYLTGLPERLHVPRRTTPRTRVPAGALALAGPYTGVYPRPSPGGWQLIGRMVDPAALWDPGREPAALLGPGTRVRFVASEPVPVSRTEPLR
- a CDS encoding DUF4031 domain-containing protein, with amino-acid sequence MTLYIDPPTWPGHGRLWSHLVSDVSFEELHTFAAAIGCPPRAFERDHYDVPEAYYADAVRAGAREIGSKELVRRLTAAGLRRPKGRASA
- a CDS encoding Cmx/CmrA family chloramphenicol efflux MFS transporter, which gives rise to MPLAVYILGLSVFALGTSEFMLSGLLPPIADDMNVSIPQAGLLISAFAIGMVVGAPLLAVATLRLPRRTTLIALISVFGLGQVAGALAPTYEVLFASRVVSALACAGFWAVGAAVAIAMVPVNQRARAMAVMIGGLSIANVLGVPMGAFLGEHLGWRSAFWAVGVASAVALAGVVTRIPRIPLPERKPELRQELAIYRDRQVWLAIVITALAAGGVFCAFSYLAPLLTDVAGLDSGWVPWILGLFGVGALIGTTIGGRVADAHLFGVLLTGITASTVFLAALALFASSQVAVVALAFLLGLSAFFTAPALNARMFNVAGAAPTLAGATTTAAFNLGNTSGPWLGGTVIDADFGFAATAWAGAGMTVLALAAVAVALRLQRGGDGVSRSRLIAKSAAGAGQAGRPGPTGRTAPATGTATECAAGAQGGPSPTQP